A genome region from Schaalia sp. 19OD2882 includes the following:
- a CDS encoding thiamine-binding protein yields MLFAFSVSPMTSEQPDGSVSDAVAAAVRVVRESGLPHETTSMFTTIEGEWDQVMPVIQRACDAVLAVTPRAGLVLKADLRPGRSGEMTAKLDRLEAAIERLDH; encoded by the coding sequence ATGCTCTTCGCCTTCTCCGTCTCCCCCATGACCTCCGAGCAGCCCGACGGATCCGTCTCCGACGCGGTGGCCGCCGCCGTGCGCGTCGTGCGCGAGTCTGGCCTGCCCCACGAGACCACATCGATGTTCACCACCATCGAGGGCGAATGGGACCAGGTCATGCCGGTCATCCAGCGCGCCTGTGACGCCGTGCTGGCCGTCACCCCGCGCGCCGGCTTGGTGCTCAAGGCGGACCTGCGGCCCGGGCGCAGCGGCGAGATGACCGCGAAGCTCGACCGACTGGAGGCCGCCATCGAAAGGCTCGACCACTGA
- the gluQRS gene encoding tRNA glutamyl-Q(34) synthetase GluQRS — translation METGAVGAGRFAPSPTGDLHVGNLRTAILAWLWARASGRRFVVRVEDIDRVRSGSAERQLADLAEIGLDWDGRVLVQTSRHDAHTRALEQLRVGGMVFECYCSRKEIREAGSAPHVPPGHYPGTCADLDEDVRAARRAELAAAGRAPALRFRAPEPEWTVEDELHGEFTGPVDQFVVWRSDGAPAYNLAVVVDDAFQGVDQVTRGDDLLSQAPAQAALATALGLAMPTYVHVPLSLSVSGARLAKRDGAVTLPDLHSLGWSTADVLQWIGASLEVDGARSVADLREALPLAALRAMPLKPWTVVPPAT, via the coding sequence GTGGAGACAGGGGCGGTGGGCGCCGGGCGCTTCGCCCCTTCCCCCACGGGTGACCTGCACGTGGGCAACCTGCGCACCGCGATTCTCGCGTGGTTGTGGGCGCGGGCCAGCGGGCGGCGCTTCGTCGTGCGCGTGGAGGACATCGACCGGGTGCGTTCGGGTTCCGCCGAGCGGCAGCTGGCCGACCTCGCCGAGATCGGCCTGGACTGGGACGGGCGGGTCCTGGTCCAGACCAGCCGCCATGACGCCCACACCCGGGCCCTGGAGCAGCTGCGCGTAGGCGGGATGGTCTTCGAGTGCTACTGCTCGCGCAAGGAGATTCGTGAGGCCGGCTCCGCCCCGCACGTCCCGCCCGGCCACTACCCGGGGACCTGCGCGGATCTTGACGAGGACGTCCGCGCGGCACGCCGCGCGGAATTGGCCGCCGCGGGCCGCGCGCCCGCATTGCGTTTCCGGGCGCCCGAGCCCGAGTGGACGGTGGAGGACGAGTTGCACGGCGAGTTCACCGGACCGGTCGACCAATTCGTCGTGTGGCGCTCGGACGGGGCGCCGGCCTACAACCTGGCCGTGGTCGTGGACGACGCCTTTCAAGGGGTTGACCAAGTGACGCGCGGGGATGACCTGCTCTCACAGGCTCCCGCGCAGGCGGCGTTGGCCACTGCACTGGGGCTGGCGATGCCGACCTACGTTCACGTGCCGCTGTCGCTGTCGGTTTCAGGGGCTCGTCTGGCCAAGCGCGACGGGGCGGTGACCCTGCCCGATCTGCATTCGCTCGGGTGGAGCACGGCTGACGTCCTCCAGTGGATCGGCGCATCGCTCGAGGTCGATGGCGCGCGGTCGGTGGCAGACCTGCGTGAGGCGCTGCCTCTCGCGGCCCTGCGTGCCATGCCGCTGAAGCCGTGGACAGTGGTGCCGCCCGCCACCTGA
- a CDS encoding helix-turn-helix transcriptional regulator, producing MGITNVNPSKLENGRISAVRLDTLSALCEELDCQSGDLLEYEPDEGTSHE from the coding sequence TTGGGAATCACGAACGTCAATCCGTCGAAGCTGGAGAACGGTCGCATCAGCGCAGTCAGGCTCGACACGTTGAGCGCCCTGTGCGAGGAACTCGACTGCCAGTCGGGAGACCTGCTCGAATACGAGCCCGATGAAGGGACCAGCCATGAGTGA
- a CDS encoding VanZ family protein, whose product MSDDDRPVVGARILLAVYLVLLVWVVLFKTQFSLDDIGSIRSLNLVPFRYETETSWHLREVLDNVVLFIPFGAYLRMAADRIPVATTILVVAVGSLCLELAQYVLAVGASDVTDLITNTVGGALGALAHAALSRFVDRGVLDKVLLIVSGILMGVAVAGALFLIWMN is encoded by the coding sequence ATGAGTGATGATGACCGCCCGGTCGTCGGCGCGAGGATCCTGCTTGCGGTCTACCTTGTCCTGCTGGTGTGGGTCGTCCTGTTCAAGACCCAGTTCTCGCTGGACGACATCGGCTCCATTCGCAGCCTCAACCTGGTGCCGTTCCGCTACGAGACCGAGACCTCCTGGCACCTGCGAGAGGTGCTCGACAATGTCGTCCTGTTCATCCCCTTCGGCGCGTACCTGCGCATGGCGGCGGACCGAATCCCCGTCGCCACGACGATCCTCGTCGTCGCGGTAGGGAGCCTCTGTCTTGAGCTGGCTCAGTACGTCCTGGCCGTCGGCGCCTCAGACGTCACGGACCTCATCACGAACACGGTTGGCGGGGCACTCGGCGCCCTCGCCCATGCCGCCCTGAGCAGGTTCGTGGACAGGGGTGTGCTCGACAAGGTGCTTCTGATCGTCTCGGGGATCCTCATGGGGGTCGCGGTGGCGGGCGCGCTCTTCCTCATCTGGATGAACTGA
- a CDS encoding ATP-binding protein, with the protein MDSVLDPFTPGSDRKPLVLEGRDADLEAFEALVTRARNHLPVSRPLLLTGLRGVGKTVLLTEMLQKSEAAGWATVKFEATSDRHGPTEARSALASGFVKASLRQQARATTEAITQMLKTITSFQISLGVESVSLGVERDPGRASTRNLELDLLDTVVDMATALKHEGKGLAVLIDEFQDLDDDLMRALLSAQHEATQRDLPFYIVGAGLPSLPQRLVEVSSYTERMFEHRVIDRLGEAERKRALRVPIEHSEVAIEEAAVEILAEASGGYPYFIQEFGSALWRVAEHGPLTREHALRAREEGTRVLDETFFATRWARATPAERKYMIQMSVDKDSSTRTSDIADRTGRPPTSFGPIRAKLISKGLIYTPERGHVAFTVPGFAGFIERVGEEGADSPA; encoded by the coding sequence ATGGACAGCGTGCTCGATCCCTTCACCCCCGGCTCCGACCGGAAGCCATTGGTTCTCGAAGGTCGGGACGCCGACCTCGAGGCCTTCGAAGCATTGGTCACACGTGCACGGAATCACTTGCCCGTGTCCCGTCCGCTGCTTCTGACCGGGCTCAGGGGTGTCGGGAAGACGGTCCTGCTGACCGAGATGCTTCAGAAGTCGGAGGCAGCGGGCTGGGCGACCGTGAAGTTCGAAGCAACCTCCGACCGGCACGGTCCGACCGAGGCACGCTCCGCCTTGGCAAGCGGCTTCGTGAAGGCGTCACTGCGACAGCAGGCCCGCGCCACCACGGAGGCGATCACTCAGATGCTGAAAACCATCACGTCCTTCCAGATTTCTCTGGGAGTCGAGTCCGTATCGCTCGGAGTCGAGCGCGACCCTGGGCGCGCCTCGACCCGGAACCTTGAGTTGGACCTGCTGGACACCGTTGTCGACATGGCGACTGCCTTGAAGCACGAGGGGAAGGGACTTGCCGTCCTGATCGACGAGTTCCAGGACCTCGATGACGACCTCATGCGGGCCCTCCTTTCGGCGCAGCACGAAGCAACGCAGCGTGACTTGCCCTTCTACATCGTTGGCGCAGGATTGCCGAGCCTCCCGCAAAGACTGGTCGAAGTCAGCTCCTACACGGAGCGCATGTTCGAGCATCGAGTCATCGACCGCTTGGGCGAAGCCGAAAGGAAACGCGCCTTGCGAGTCCCGATCGAGCACTCGGAGGTGGCAATCGAGGAAGCCGCCGTGGAGATTCTTGCCGAGGCCTCCGGCGGATACCCCTACTTCATCCAGGAGTTCGGCAGTGCCCTGTGGCGCGTTGCCGAACATGGTCCTCTGACGCGTGAACACGCGCTCCGGGCACGGGAAGAGGGAACTCGCGTGTTGGACGAGACCTTCTTCGCCACACGGTGGGCGCGCGCGACTCCCGCTGAGCGCAAGTACATGATTCAGATGTCCGTGGACAAGGACTCCTCCACCCGTACCTCGGACATCGCAGACAGAACGGGCAGACCCCCAACCTCCTTCGGCCCGATCCGCGCCAAGCTGATCTCGAAGGGTTTGATCTACACGCCCGAGCGCGGTCACGTGGCGTTCACCGTTCCCGGCTTCGCCGGTTTCATCGAACGCGTCGGCGAAGAAGGCGCCGACTCACCCGCGTGA
- a CDS encoding aldo/keto reductase — protein sequence MSTDATIPTLDTTPIAPQQLDPVWRADPGRYEGAGAVRRRCGRSGLDLPAISLGFWHNFGADRPLSIQRDIIRAAFDAGITQFDLANNYGVPYGSAEENFGHHMDHDLRPYRDELIITTKAGYDMWPGPYGAGGSGRKYMLASLDQSLKRMRLEYVDIFYSHRFDSTTPLEETIGALDQAVRSGKALYAGISSYDPEQTRRAVELAREVHLPLVVNQPRYSMLDRTVEKGLLATCDELGLGTAVFSPLAQGLLTSRYLGENRIPAGSRMTGQRFLTTSTLTQDRLAHLHALANIAAARGQSLAQMALAWLLRDPRVTTVLVGASSVAQLQDNLGCLANTDFDEAELAQIDKHSQAAALA from the coding sequence ATGAGCACCGACGCCACGATCCCCACATTGGACACCACCCCCATCGCCCCGCAGCAGCTGGACCCCGTGTGGCGGGCCGACCCCGGGCGCTACGAGGGCGCGGGCGCCGTCCGTCGACGCTGCGGCCGCTCAGGCCTGGATCTGCCGGCGATCTCGCTGGGCTTCTGGCACAACTTCGGCGCCGACCGCCCACTGAGCATCCAACGGGACATCATTCGCGCGGCCTTCGACGCCGGCATCACGCAATTCGACTTGGCCAACAACTACGGGGTCCCCTACGGTTCGGCCGAAGAGAACTTCGGCCACCACATGGACCACGACCTGCGGCCCTACCGTGACGAGCTCATCATCACCACCAAGGCCGGCTACGACATGTGGCCAGGGCCGTACGGTGCGGGAGGCTCGGGCCGCAAGTACATGCTGGCCTCCTTGGACCAGTCCCTCAAACGCATGCGCCTGGAGTACGTGGACATCTTCTACAGCCACCGCTTCGACTCGACCACGCCGCTCGAAGAAACCATCGGCGCCCTGGACCAGGCGGTGCGCAGCGGCAAGGCCCTGTACGCGGGCATCTCCTCCTACGACCCGGAGCAGACGCGGCGCGCCGTGGAACTGGCGCGCGAAGTCCACCTGCCGCTGGTGGTGAACCAACCGCGTTACTCGATGCTGGACCGCACGGTGGAGAAGGGGTTGCTGGCGACCTGCGACGAGCTGGGCCTGGGCACTGCGGTCTTCAGCCCGCTGGCCCAGGGGCTGCTGACCTCGCGCTACTTGGGGGAGAATCGGATCCCTGCGGGTTCACGCATGACCGGACAGCGCTTCCTGACGACTTCGACCTTGACGCAGGACCGCCTTGCCCACCTGCATGCGCTTGCGAACATCGCGGCAGCGCGCGGCCAGTCCTTGGCGCAGATGGCTCTTGCGTGGCTGCTGCGCGATCCCAGGGTGACCACGGTGCTCGTCGGGGCTTCGTCCGTGGCTCAGCTGCAGGACAACTTGGGGTGCTTGGCGAACACGGACTTCGACGAGGCCGAGTTGGCGCAGATCGACAAGCATTCGCAGGCGGCCGCCCTCGCGTGA
- a CDS encoding MerR family transcriptional regulator — protein sequence MTHMPVTTHTPSDIQGDGLTVGQVAALVGVSVRTLHHWDQIGLASPSSRTWSGYRVYEDADVARVQQVLVYRETGMALADIAEVLDSPGADARTHLELQRQALLDRIAHLQRMVRAVDTMMERHDMGNELTNAERAELLGAEWSNWEKYHDEAEQRWGDTAAWAQSRERQARMSREDWTRVKDEAERLETDLASAMMAGVQPGSAEANALAERHRASIDQWFDTSLERQVCIARGYVADTRFAAHYDKRAAGLAAWLVDIINANARAQGVDPDSAQWG from the coding sequence ATGACCCACATGCCCGTCACCACCCACACCCCCTCGGACATCCAGGGAGACGGCCTGACCGTCGGTCAGGTCGCCGCCCTCGTGGGAGTGAGTGTGCGGACCCTGCACCACTGGGACCAGATCGGGCTTGCCTCGCCTTCGTCACGCACATGGTCGGGCTATCGGGTCTACGAGGACGCCGATGTTGCGCGGGTCCAGCAGGTCCTGGTCTACCGCGAGACTGGGATGGCGCTGGCCGACATCGCCGAGGTCCTCGACTCCCCCGGGGCTGATGCGCGCACGCATCTGGAGCTGCAGCGCCAGGCTCTGCTGGATCGGATCGCCCATCTGCAGCGGATGGTCCGCGCAGTGGACACGATGATGGAGAGACACGACATGGGCAATGAACTGACGAACGCCGAGAGGGCGGAGTTGCTGGGCGCTGAATGGTCCAACTGGGAGAAGTACCACGACGAGGCTGAACAGCGCTGGGGTGACACCGCGGCTTGGGCGCAGAGTCGCGAGCGACAGGCACGCATGTCCCGTGAGGACTGGACGCGGGTCAAGGACGAGGCCGAACGGCTTGAGACAGACCTTGCTTCGGCAATGATGGCGGGCGTCCAACCGGGTTCAGCCGAGGCGAATGCACTGGCGGAGAGACATCGCGCATCCATCGACCAGTGGTTCGACACAAGTCTGGAACGGCAGGTCTGCATCGCTCGCGGATACGTGGCGGACACGCGATTCGCCGCGCACTACGACAAGCGCGCCGCAGGCCTGGCGGCTTGGCTGGTCGACATCATCAACGCGAATGCGCGCGCACAGGGGGTCGATCCCGACAGCGCCCAGTGGGGCTGA
- a CDS encoding glycosyltransferase family 2 protein, producing the protein MIRATNTLYIVLLMVWAILFGFTIPWLLSAYAENRAPLEGFKAFAIPALVVFNALFISYFWLNGLKDIVYVTFYYLGHRRLEEKFDGPQVWRSGERVLLVYCTANDFNAESLDLSMRQDYANFRTVILDDSKDPEFMRQVDEFAWSRGIPVVRREGREGFKAGNINNFLWGRTDYDYFVLLDSDEIIPPDFITKALRYFRSYKNLGILQATHVASRNRNSFMKTLSVGVDSHWPTYQLVKGRFGFLSLLGHGAMISRECYQAAGGFPHVVAEDLCFSLEARMKGYRVSFAHDIICEEEYPVDYLAFKKRHSKWTQGNMEFIKQYTKRILTSPLRWYEKLDIILFTYNLPLTVFFSLYLIMNVVVFPALGYDLHYPAWLLVPTIMFLVAPMLNDIIWHTRSLGFLGLLKYLLSAVLLYGSMFYVSLESSFLSLFGKKAVFLVTPKDTRRIGFLESLRFNVKELLFGIVLSTISWVMMGSVLPVLLLVVPAMLSPLMTMYSNYGTEEEEPPASGPTGFPGSHNLEAFAPPEPAVRDPFLLPAH; encoded by the coding sequence ATGATCAGGGCGACGAACACGCTGTACATCGTGCTGCTGATGGTGTGGGCGATTCTCTTCGGATTCACGATCCCTTGGCTGCTGTCCGCATACGCGGAGAACAGAGCGCCCCTCGAAGGATTCAAGGCCTTTGCGATTCCTGCACTGGTCGTCTTCAATGCCTTGTTCATCTCGTACTTCTGGCTGAACGGCCTCAAGGACATCGTCTACGTGACCTTCTACTACCTGGGCCACCGGCGCCTCGAAGAGAAGTTCGACGGGCCGCAGGTGTGGCGCTCCGGCGAGCGCGTCCTGCTGGTCTACTGCACGGCCAACGACTTCAACGCCGAGAGTTTGGACCTGTCCATGCGCCAGGACTACGCGAACTTCCGCACGGTCATCCTGGACGACTCCAAGGACCCGGAATTCATGCGCCAGGTCGACGAGTTCGCATGGAGCCGCGGCATCCCGGTGGTGCGCCGCGAGGGGCGTGAAGGTTTCAAGGCCGGCAACATCAACAACTTCCTGTGGGGGCGCACCGACTACGACTACTTCGTCCTGCTGGACAGCGACGAGATCATCCCGCCCGACTTCATCACCAAGGCCCTGCGCTACTTCCGCTCCTACAAGAACCTCGGCATCCTGCAGGCCACACACGTGGCCTCCCGCAACCGCAACAGCTTCATGAAGACGCTGTCCGTGGGCGTCGATTCGCACTGGCCCACCTACCAGCTGGTGAAGGGGCGCTTCGGGTTCCTGTCTCTGCTGGGTCACGGCGCGATGATCAGCCGCGAGTGCTACCAGGCAGCGGGCGGATTCCCGCACGTGGTGGCCGAAGACCTGTGCTTCAGCCTGGAGGCCCGTATGAAGGGCTACCGGGTCTCCTTCGCCCACGACATCATCTGCGAAGAGGAATACCCCGTCGACTACCTCGCCTTCAAGAAGCGCCACTCGAAGTGGACGCAAGGCAACATGGAGTTCATCAAGCAGTACACGAAGAGGATTCTCACTTCACCCCTCAGGTGGTACGAGAAGCTCGACATCATCCTGTTCACGTACAACTTGCCGTTGACGGTGTTCTTCTCGCTGTACCTGATCATGAACGTCGTGGTCTTCCCGGCCCTGGGCTACGACCTGCACTATCCCGCGTGGCTGCTGGTGCCCACGATCATGTTCCTCGTGGCGCCGATGCTCAATGACATCATCTGGCACACGCGTTCACTCGGATTCCTTGGACTGCTCAAGTACCTGCTCTCGGCAGTGCTGCTGTACGGGTCCATGTTCTACGTGAGCCTTGAGTCGTCCTTCCTGTCCCTGTTCGGCAAGAAGGCGGTCTTCCTGGTCACCCCGAAGGACACGCGTCGGATCGGCTTCCTGGAGTCGCTGCGCTTCAACGTCAAGGAGCTGCTGTTCGGAATCGTCCTGTCGACGATCTCCTGGGTGATGATGGGTTCGGTGCTGCCCGTCCTCTTGTTGGTGGTCCCTGCGATGCTCTCGCCTTTGATGACGATGTACTCCAACTACGGGACGGAAGAGGAGGAGCCGCCTGCGAGCGGCCCGACCGGCTTCCCCGGCAGCCACAACCTGGAGGCCTTCGCGCCTCCCGAGCCGGCCGTGCGCGACCCCTTCCTGCTTCCGGCGCACTGA